Proteins from a genomic interval of Arachis hypogaea cultivar Tifrunner chromosome 10, arahy.Tifrunner.gnm2.J5K5, whole genome shotgun sequence:
- the LOC112715963 gene encoding zinc finger protein 1, giving the protein MDTQQQQPHHHRCDKIASKKPWQSSQEDQKEHQQEQVDTTLLDLNLNVHDDDECSTELSLITCLDMDNSSKTTSIEDNNNNNTCCAGSDQRVFSCNYCQRKFYSSQALGGHQNAHKRERSIAKRGQNRLLGSSPFMIPFLHHHHRYASIASLPLYGACANKPLGIQAHSLIHKPSFVHHHHHISNGFGRPPPLIGSSSVGRFQVAKNMLNSAADNEEITAYLVTRTTQEDNIMTKNNKHLDLSLKL; this is encoded by the coding sequence ATGgatacacaacaacaacaacctcaTCATCATCGGTGTGATAAAATTGCAAGCAAGAAACCATGGCAGAGTTCACAAGAAGATCAAAAGGAGCATCAGCAAGAGCAAGTAGATACTACTTTGTTGGATCTGAATCTGAATGTCCATGATGATGATGAGTGCAGCACAGAGTTGAGCCTCATCACGTGTTTGGACATGGATAATTCCTCAAAAACTACTTCAAttgaagacaacaacaacaacaacacatgTTGTGCAGGTTCTGATCAAAGAGTGTTCTCTTGCAACTACTGCCAGAGGAAATTCTACAGTTCACAAgctcttggaggacaccaaaatGCTCACAAGAGAGAGAGATCAATTGCAAAGAGAGGTCAGAATAGGTTATTAGGATCCTCTCCATTTATGATCccttttcttcatcatcatcatagatATGCTAGTATTGCATCTTTACCTCTCTATGGTGCTTGTGCAAACAAACCACTTGGAATTCAAGCTCACTCCTTGATTCACAAACCTTCTtttgttcatcatcatcatcatatatcAAATGGCTTTGGAAGACCACCTCCCCTCATTGGAAGTAGTAGTGTTGGTAGATTCCAGGTGGCCAAGAACATGCTCAATTCTGCAGCAGATAATGAAGAAATCACAGCTTATCTTGTTACTAGGACTACTCAAGAAGACAATATAATGACCAAGAATAATAAGCACCTTGATTTATCTCTTAAACTCTAG